In Vigna radiata var. radiata cultivar VC1973A unplaced genomic scaffold, Vradiata_ver6 scaffold_268, whole genome shotgun sequence, the following are encoded in one genomic region:
- the LOC106755076 gene encoding retinoblastoma-related protein 1 → MSPPAESNMMEDGTPGNTTDQVVSRFVEFLKNELALEEKSCKEAINLLGETKHILLTNISSMGNGTSEEAERYWFAFISYSVKKLIHKNEETGKEENLNSGLSLCRILRAAKLNIADFFKELPQFVVKAGPTLSNIYGTDWENRLEAKEIHANAIHLKILSKYYKRVFGEFFVTTDSNAEKNSSVIVHASEYHRFGWLLFLALRVHAFSRFKDLVTCTNGLISILAILIIHVPPRFRNFNIHDSSRFVKKNNKGVDLLASLCNIYNTTEDELRKTMEKANNVIADILKKKPCLASECETENLENVDKDGLTYFKDLMEESSLPSSLNLLEKDYDYMIGNKSELDERLFINEDDSLLASGSLSGGSASAGGVKRKFDSLASPSKTITSPLSPHRSPSSHANGIPGSANSKMAATPVSTAMTTAKWLRTVISPLAPKPSQELERFLTSCDRDVTSDVVRRAQIILQATFPSSPLGELCVTGSLQSANLMDNIWAEQRRLEALKLYYRVLEAMCRAEAQVFHATNLTSLLTNERFHRCMLACSAELVLATHKTVTMLFPAVLERTGITAFDLSKVIESFIRHEESLPRELRRHLNSLEERLLESMVWEKGSSMYNSLAVARPALSAEINRMGLLAEPMPSLDEIAMQINFSCGGLPPVPTLPKLESSPIQNGDIRSPKRNVLMERNSFTSPVKDRLLPFSNLKSKLPPPPLQSAFSSPTKPNPAGGGETCAETGINIFFGKIIKLGAVRISGMVERLQLSQQIRENVYCLFKRILHQRTSLFFNHHIDQIILCCFYGVAKISQLNLTFREIVYNYRKQPHCKPQVFRSVFVDWSLVRRNGRTGQEHVDIITFYNEIFIPSVKPLLVELDPSGSTTKSDRMPEFDNKSDGHLAQCPGSPKISSFPTLPDMSPKKVSATHNVYVSPLRSSKMDALISHSSKSYYACVGESTHAYQSPSKDLTAINNRLNGNRKVRGPLNFDDVDVGLVSDSMVANSLYLQNGSCASSSGAPVKSEQPDS, encoded by the exons ATGAGTCCTCCAGCTGAATCCAACATGATGGAAGATGGCACGCCAGGAAACACCACAGACCAAGTCGTGTCTCGCTTCGTGGAGTTCCTCAAG AATGAATTAGCATTGGAAGAGAAAAGCTGTAAAGAAGCAATCAATTTGCTTGGAGAAACCAAACACATTCTTCTGACAAATATTTCATCAATGGGGAATGGAACG TCTGAAGAAGCTGAGCGGTATTGGTTTGCTTTTATTTCGTACTCTGTCAAGAAATTGATCCACAAAAATGAGGAGACTGGAAAGGAAGAGAATCTGAATTCTGGGCTTAGCTTGTGTCGTATATTGAGAGCAGCTAAGCTCAA CATTGCAGATTTTTTCAAAGAACTTCCACAGTTTGTTGTTAAGGCTGGTCCAACTTTAAGTAACATATATGGAACAGATTGGGAAAACAGGCTGGAG GCGAAGGAGATACATGCCAATGCTATTCACTTGAAGATTCTTAGCAA GTACTATAAACGTGTATTTGGAGAGTTCTTTGTAACAACTGATTCAAATGCTGAAAAGAACTCATCTGTTATTGTTCATGCATCTGAATACCATCGATTTGGTTGGTTGCTTTTCTTAGCTCTTCGTGTACATGCTTTCAGCCGCTTCAAAGACTTGGTGACTTGCACCAATGGTCTAATTTCAATCTTG GCCATCTTAATTATTCATGTTCCTCCTCGATTTCGGAATTTCAACATTCATGACTCATCACGCTTTG tcaagaaaaataacaaaggTGTGGACCTCCTTGCTTCACTTTGCAACATATACAACACTACTGAAGATGAGTTGAGGAAAACAATGGAGAAAGCCAATAATGTAATAGCAGATATATTGAAGAAGAAGCCCTGCTTGGCATCTGAATGCGAAACTGAAAACCTAGAAAATGTTGATAAAG ATGGTTTGACCTATTTTAAAGACTTAATGGAAGAATCGTCTCTACCttcaagtttaaatttattagaaaaggATTATGATTACATGATTGGCAACAAGAGTGAACTGGATGAGAGGTTATTCATTAATGAGGATGACAGCCTATTAGCTTCTGGAAGCTTGTCTGGAGGTTCTGCTTCAGCAGGTGGTGTAAAG AGGAAATTTGATTCACTGGCATCACCTTCTAAGACCATTACAAGTCCACTCTCACCTCATCGCTCTCCCTCGTCACATGCCAATGGCATCCCTGGTAGCGCAAACTCAAAGATGGCAGCCACCCCTGTAAGCACAGCAATGACTACAGCAAAGTGGCTTCGAACTGTCATTTCTCCACTTGCACCAAAGCCCTCGCAAGAGCTGGAAAGATTTCTGACATCATGTGATAGGGATGTTACAAGCGATGTAGTGCGCAGAGCACAGATTATATTGCAGGCTACTTTTCCTAGTAGTCCACTTGGAGAACTATGTGTAACTGGAAGCCTGCAAAGTGCAAACCTCATGGACAATATATGGGCAGAACAACGAAGGTTGGAAGCACTGAAGTTATACTACAGGGTCTTGGAGGCAATGTGCAGAGCTGAAGCTCAAGTTTTTCATGCAACTAATTTGACCTCTCTTCTTACCAATGAGAGGTTCCATCGGTGTATGCTTGCATGCTCTGCAGAATTAGTCCTGGCAACTCATAAGACTGTAACAATGTTGTTTCCTGCAGTACTTGAGAGGACTGGAATTACAGCCTTTGATCTTAGCAAGGTGATTGAAAGTTTCATTAGACATGAAGAATCTCTGCCAAGAGAATTGAGGCGACATCTGAATTCATTGGAAGAACGACTTTTGGAGAGTATGGTATGGGAAAAGGGTTCTTCAATGTATAATTCTTTGGCAGTTGCCAGACCTGCCCTTTCTGCAGAGATTAACCGCATGGGACTGTTAGCTGAACCAATGCcatcattggatgaaattgCAATGCAAATTAACTTCTCTTGTGGAGGGCTGCCTCCAGTGCCTACCTTGCCCAAGCTTGAAAGTTCACCAA TTCAGAATGGGGATATCAGATCACCAAAGCGAAATGTGTTGATGGAAAGAAATTCATTCACTTCTCCTGTGAAAGATCGGCTTCTTCCCTTCAGCAACCTTAAGTCAAAACTACCCCCACCTCCTTTGCAGTCTGCGTTTTCCAG CCCAACAAAGCCAAATCCAGCAGGTGGAGGGGAAACATGTGCAGAAACTGGTATTAACATCTTTTTCGGCAAG ATCATTAAGTTGGGAGCAGTCAGAATTAGTGGCATGGTTGAAAGACTGCAATTATCCCAGCAAATAAGGGAGAATGTATACTGCCTTTTCAAGCGGATCCTACATCAACGGACATCTCTCTTCTTCAACCATCATATTGATCAAATCATCTTGTGTTGTTTCTATGGAGTTGCAAAG ATTTCACAATTAAACCTAACTTTTAGAGAGATAGTATACAACTACAGAAAACAACCACATTGCAAACCACAAGTTTTCCGGAGTGTATTTGTTGATTGGTCATTAGTACGCCGAAATGGG AGAACAGGACAGGAGCATGTTGACATCATCACCTTTtacaatgaaatatttattcCCTCAGTAAAGCCTCTACTGGTTGAACTTGACCCTTCTGGATCAACTACAAAAAGTGACCGAATGCctgaatttgataataaaagtGATG GCCATTTAGCTCAATGTCCAGGATCTCCTAAAATATCATCTTTCCCTACCCTTCCCGATATGTCTCCAAAAAAAGTATCAGCTACACACAATGTATATGTCTCTCCGCTACGATCGTCCAAG ATGGATGCTCTAATATCACACAGCTCAAAAAGCTATTATGCTTGTGTTGGGGAGAGCACTCATGCTTATCAGAGCCCTTCAAAAGACCTGACGGCCATCAATAACCGTTTGAATGG CAACAGGAAGGTGAGAGGACCCCtgaattttgatgatgttgatgtggGCTTGGTTAGTGATTCTATGGTTGCAAACAGCCTCTATCTGCAGAATGGAAGTTGTGCATCATCATCAGGTGCACCAGTGAAATCAGAGCAACCTGACTCTTAA
- the LOC106755071 gene encoding putative disease resistance RPP13-like protein 1, which translates to MALELVGGALLSVFLEVAFQKLASPQILDFFRARKLDQKLLNKLETKLHSIHSLADDAEGKQFTDPHVRNWLLKVKDVVLDAEDLLDDIQMLSKRKVDDDSESQTFTGCTCKVLDFFKSSPFSSLNKEIESRMKQILDDLEFLSSQKGDLGLKTASGVGSGLSNDLPHKSQTTPLVVGTDIYGRDHDKELIFDWLISDNNIQNQPSILSIVGIGGVGKTTLAQHVFNDPRVDEAKFDVKAWVCVSEEFDVFEVSRVILEAVSESTDHSKDLEMIHRRLKENLIEKKFFLVLDDVWIENQSKWEEVQKSLVFGAKGSRILVTTRTKEVASTMGSKDHSLKQLEEYDSWKLFAKHAFRDDDTQPNAEFKEIGMKIVKKCKGLPLALKIMGSLLYKKSSISEWKSVFQSEIWEFSQNRCDIVPALALSYIHFSSHLKVCFAYCALFSKDYEFRKEDLFQLWMTENFLHCSHHSRTPEDVCQQYFNDLLSRSFFQQLDEKEEVFVMHDLVHDLAKYVGGDMYFMWEVGKSDKIQKDTRHFSVKLRYNQYFDGFGKLCNSERLRTFMPTGFLLINMSIHELFSKFKLLRMLSLCFVLDLQELPDSIGNLEHLRSLDLSNTAIKKLPEKICSLTHLQILKLNFCRDLEDLPSNLYLLTNLYRLEFIETKVRKVPPHLEKRKNLEVVMNFSVGHGREFFTHLWSQ; encoded by the coding sequence ATGGCATTAGAACTTGTTGGTGGTGCTCTTCTTTCTGTTTTCCTTGAAGTTGCATTCCAGAAGCTAGCTTCTCCCCAAATTCTCGATTTCTTTCGTGCAAGAAAGCTTGATCAGAAGCTGCTGAACAAGTTGGAAACCAAGCTGCATTCCATCCATTCTCTGGCTGATGATGCAGAGGGAAAGCAGTTCACGGATCCGCATGTCAGAAACTGGTTGCTTAAGGTCAAAGATGTTGTCCTTGATgcagaggatctcttggatgatATACAAATGCTCTCCAAAAGAAAAGTGGACGATGATTCTGAATCTCAAACCTTTACGGGCTGTACTTGCAAGGTACTCGatttcttcaaatcttctccTTTTAGTTCCCTTAACAAGGAAATTGAGTCTAGGATGAAACAAATCCTTGACGACTTAGAATTTCTCTCAAGCCAAAAGGGTGATCTAGGATTGAAAACAGCTAGCGGTGTTGGATCTGGATTGAGTAATGATCTCCCACATAAATCACAAACAACACCGTTGGTTGTTGGAACTGATATTTATGGCAGAGATCATGATAAAGAACTGATCTTTGATTGGCTGATATCTGACAACAACATTCAGAACCAGCCATCCATACTTTCTATTGTGGGAATAGGAGGGGTGGGCAAGACCACTCTTGCTCAACATGTATTCAATGACCCAAGAGTAGATGAGGCTAAATTTGATGTCAAAGCTTGGGTTTGTGTTTCAGAAGAATTTGATGTTTTCGAAGTATCAAGAGTAATCCTTGAGGCTGTTAGTGAATCAACCGATCATAGTAAAGATCTAGAGATGATTCACAgaagattgaaagaaaatttgattgagaagaaattttttcttgttttagatGATGTTTGGATTGAAAACCAATCTAAATGGGAAGAAGTGCAGAAGTCCCTTGTTTTCGGAGCCAAGGGGAGTAGAATTCTTGTGACTACACGTACTAAAGAAGTTGCTTCTACAATGGGATCAAAAGACCACTCCCTTAAGCAATTAGAGGAATATGATAGTTGGAAGTTGTTTGCTAAACATGCATTCCGAGATGATGATACTCAACCAAACGCAGAGTTCAAGGAAATTGGCATGaagattgttaaaaaatgtaaagGACTACCTCTTGCTTTGAAAATCATGGGAAgtctattatataaaaaatcatctaTTTCAGAATGGAAATCTGTTTTCCAAAGCGAAATATGGGAATTTTCACAAAACCGTTGTGATATTGTTCCTGCTTTAGCATTGAGTTATATCCACTTTTCTTCACACCTCAAGGTATGCTTTGCTTATTGTGCCCTATTCTCCAAGGATTATGAGTTTAGAAAGGAGGATTTGTTTCAGTTGTGGATGACTGAAAATTTCCTACACTGTTCTCATCACAGTAGGACTCCAGAAGATGTTTGCCAACAATACTTCAATGATTTACTATCAAGGTCCTTCTTTCAACAATTGGATGAAAAGGAAGAAGTATTTGTTATGCATGACCTCGTACATGATTTGGCAAAATATGTTGGGGGAGACATGTACTTTATGTGGGAAGTCGGTAAATCAGATAAGATACAAAAAGATACTCGTCATTTTTCAGTTAAACTTAGATACAATCAATATTTTGATGGATTTGGAAAGTTATGTAATTCAGAAAGGTTGCGTACCTTTATGCCAACAGGTTTTTTACTTATCAATATGTCCATACATGAATTGTTCTCCAAGTTTAAGCTTTTACGGATGTTATCTCTGTGTTTTGTTTTGGACCTTCAAGAATTACCTGACTCTATTGGTAATCTTGAGCATCTCCGTTCATTAGACCTTTCTAACACTGCAATAAAAAAACTACCTGAAAAGATATGCTCACTCACCCACTTGCAAATACTAAAGTTAAACTTTTGTAGAGATTTGGAGGACTTGCCCTCAAATTTGTATTTACTCACCAACTTGTACCGCCTTGAGTTTATAGAGACTAAAGTGAGAAAGGTGCCACCGCATTTGGAAAAACGGAAGAATCTTGAAGTTGTAATGAATTTTAGTGTTGGCCATGGCAGAGAGTTCTTTACTCACCTCTGGAGTCAATAA